From a region of the Chthonomonas sp. genome:
- a CDS encoding SRPBCC domain-containing protein — MSDSAAIVQKFEFEYTLGATIERAWQAFMFELSAWWPRDAFSSDETLEMVLEPCLGGKLYEDSGNAQGTLWYSVISISEPTRVELRGDVSPRFGGPAQLMLTLEFLADPKGCKLKVTDAGVGAARSESEFKEGWDLIFGALVEYCEGRTG, encoded by the coding sequence ATGTCCGATTCGGCCGCCATAGTCCAAAAGTTCGAGTTTGAATACACGCTCGGTGCCACCATCGAGCGGGCGTGGCAAGCCTTCATGTTCGAGCTGAGCGCTTGGTGGCCGCGCGATGCGTTCTCGAGCGATGAGACGCTCGAAATGGTGCTGGAACCGTGCCTCGGCGGAAAACTGTACGAGGATTCGGGCAACGCGCAGGGGACACTGTGGTACTCGGTCATCTCGATCTCCGAGCCCACTCGTGTCGAGTTACGCGGCGATGTGAGCCCAAGGTTTGGCGGCCCAGCACAGCTCATGCTCACGCTCGAGTTCCTCGCTGACCCAAAGGGCTGCAAGCTGAAGGTGACCGATGCCGGTGTCGGAGCAGCCCGATCTGAGAGCGAATTCAAAGAAGGTTGGGACCTCATCTTTGGAGCGCTTGTCGAATACTGTGAGGGCCGAACCGGCTGA
- a CDS encoding protein kinase, translating to MSSNPPSTLGKYQIIREIARSNDIVYEAYDAVLNRRVAVKELTFPKGSTPQQQEDRQRRFEREVKAAGSLSHPNIVTIYEFGEDSGHTFMAMEYLDGHTLRNEIDTRGFLPEARALEIAMDVLMALDFAHSHGVVHRDIKPENIQILENGTVKLTDFGIARLTFEPNLTMDGQVFGTPSYMSPEQVVGKEIDARSDLFSLGVVLYEMLAGHKPFTGDSVVSITYAIMNTPASQPPQVGFAVWQVLQRVLDKSPAMRYSTAKEFAEALRDALQQITAGPTTTKTSSGPPPLIAPYGAAPPAPTYPYLNVASAPYGTPYPQQQPYPQPYPQPYPQPYPPQAPGQVPIPSPYAHIPIYHPPPPRGPLMSPATRLFFVRLFSTIAVVGTFLALLYVAIVRFSEVATEMQHRRTDAGTQTNLDNATEGQPVDKRIRERQAAVPDLQSNGARAEENRRLADDLTAKAQDLVARGQYASAEDYLKEAIDTDPDNADRYEALGNLYMTIANRLNDSSQARRVYEQAAENFSLAKDRALNSQQAKRVGALSAQTYLQLAESSGGDNQQRRSYYYKARAAAVPGSKEYRDAQQRLDELS from the coding sequence ATGAGTTCGAACCCTCCCTCCACACTCGGAAAGTACCAAATCATCCGAGAGATCGCGCGCTCGAACGACATCGTCTACGAGGCGTACGATGCTGTCCTCAACCGGCGCGTGGCGGTCAAGGAACTCACCTTCCCAAAAGGGTCCACTCCCCAGCAGCAAGAAGACCGCCAGCGGCGATTCGAGCGTGAAGTCAAGGCCGCCGGTTCGCTTTCTCACCCAAACATCGTGACGATCTACGAGTTCGGCGAGGACTCTGGACACACCTTCATGGCCATGGAGTATCTCGATGGCCACACGCTGCGCAACGAGATTGACACGCGCGGCTTCTTGCCGGAGGCCCGCGCCCTTGAGATCGCCATGGATGTGCTCATGGCGCTCGATTTTGCTCACTCGCACGGCGTCGTCCACCGCGACATCAAGCCGGAGAACATCCAGATCCTGGAGAATGGCACGGTCAAACTGACCGACTTTGGGATCGCACGCCTGACGTTCGAGCCGAACCTCACCATGGACGGGCAGGTCTTCGGGACCCCCAGCTACATGTCGCCTGAACAGGTGGTGGGTAAGGAGATCGATGCGCGGAGCGACCTCTTCAGCCTGGGCGTCGTGCTTTACGAGATGCTGGCCGGGCACAAGCCTTTCACCGGCGACAGCGTCGTCAGCATCACGTACGCGATCATGAATACCCCCGCAAGCCAGCCTCCTCAAGTGGGCTTTGCGGTGTGGCAAGTCCTGCAGCGCGTGCTCGACAAGTCCCCGGCCATGCGCTACTCGACCGCTAAAGAGTTTGCAGAGGCGCTGCGCGATGCCCTCCAGCAAATAACCGCTGGCCCGACCACGACCAAGACGAGTTCAGGTCCGCCGCCTTTGATCGCTCCCTACGGAGCCGCCCCACCGGCACCGACGTACCCGTATCTAAACGTCGCATCCGCGCCCTACGGTACGCCCTACCCTCAGCAGCAGCCGTACCCCCAGCCTTATCCTCAACCGTACCCGCAGCCCTATCCTCCCCAGGCACCGGGCCAGGTCCCGATCCCCAGTCCGTACGCGCACATCCCGATTTACCATCCGCCGCCCCCGCGAGGTCCGCTCATGTCCCCGGCGACGCGCCTCTTCTTCGTTCGCTTGTTCTCCACCATCGCAGTCGTGGGGACGTTCTTGGCACTGCTGTACGTAGCCATTGTGCGGTTCAGCGAGGTCGCCACCGAGATGCAGCACCGGAGGACCGATGCCGGAACTCAAACAAATCTCGACAACGCCACCGAGGGCCAGCCTGTAGACAAGCGAATCAGAGAGCGCCAAGCGGCCGTCCCCGATCTCCAAAGCAACGGGGCCAGAGCCGAGGAGAACCGACGGCTGGCTGACGACCTCACCGCCAAGGCGCAAGATCTCGTCGCCCGAGGACAATATGCATCCGCCGAAGACTATTTGAAGGAAGCGATTGATACCGACCCGGACAACGCCGACCGGTACGAAGCGCTCGGCAACCTCTACATGACAATTGCGAATCGGCTGAACGATTCCTCACAAGCCCGCAGGGTGTACGAACAAGCCGCCGAAAATTTCAGCCTCGCTAAAGACCGCGCGCTCAACTCTCAGCAGGCAAAACGCGTGGGGGCCCTGTCCGCCCAAACGTACCTGCAGCTGGCCGAATCGTCGGGTGGCGACAACCAGCAGCGCCGAAGCTACTACTACAAGGCGAGAGCCGCCGCCGTTCCTGGAAGCAAGGAATACCGCGACGCGCAGCAGAGATTGGACGAGCTCAGCTAG
- a CDS encoding SDR family oxidoreductase has product MDLQIAGKHAMVAAGSKGIGFAAARRLVEAGCHVSFCGRTEEVLARAQAELGPNSHGTVCDVSDPGSLEHWFGTSRTRFGPVSILVTNTGGPKPGLEGSLTDEDWRHGVDNVLLNVTRMVGHARADMVGANWGRIVHVTSFVAKEPDPILAISATLRAGLVALTKLQAQALGPHGVAVNSVLPGHTLTDRQRHLAEVNSERLGISYEEALGRQAMHSPMARFGDPDELGAVIAFLCSVPAGYVSGVSLAVDGAASRGI; this is encoded by the coding sequence ATGGACTTACAGATAGCGGGGAAGCACGCGATGGTCGCGGCGGGGAGCAAGGGGATCGGATTTGCCGCCGCGCGGCGGCTGGTCGAGGCCGGTTGCCACGTGAGCTTTTGCGGCCGGACCGAGGAAGTCCTCGCCCGGGCTCAGGCTGAGCTCGGCCCGAATTCGCATGGAACAGTTTGCGATGTCAGCGACCCGGGCTCACTGGAGCACTGGTTCGGCACATCCCGGACCCGGTTCGGCCCGGTCAGCATCCTCGTGACCAACACTGGTGGCCCGAAGCCGGGTCTGGAGGGGAGCCTCACCGATGAAGACTGGCGGCACGGGGTGGACAACGTCCTTCTGAACGTCACCCGCATGGTGGGTCACGCCCGCGCAGATATGGTGGGGGCGAACTGGGGCCGGATCGTCCACGTGACCAGCTTTGTCGCCAAAGAACCCGACCCCATTCTTGCAATCTCTGCGACATTGCGGGCCGGGCTCGTCGCGCTCACGAAGCTGCAGGCGCAGGCACTTGGCCCTCACGGCGTTGCGGTGAACTCCGTTCTGCCGGGGCACACGCTCACCGATCGTCAGCGGCACTTGGCGGAGGTGAATAGCGAGCGGCTGGGGATCAGCTACGAGGAGGCGCTTGGGCGGCAGGCGATGCACAGCCCAATGGCCCGTTTCGGGGATCCCGACGAATTGGGGGCGGTGATCGCGTTTCTGTGTAGCGTCCCAGCGGGGTACGTGAGCGGCGTGAGCTTGGCGGTGGACGGCGCGGCCAGTCGCGGTATCTAG